Proteins from one Niallia circulans genomic window:
- a CDS encoding aldo/keto reductase family protein, whose amino-acid sequence MKYRRLGNSGLKVSEIGLGSWLTYGSAVEKEKSISCIHRAYELGINFFDTANAYNKGAAEAVLKEALQDYSRSSYVLATKVFFPMGDGPNDRGLSRKHIIEQCEASLKRLGVDYIDLYQFHRYDPETPVEESLRALDDLIAQGKILYGGVSEWSAAQLTDAVHIAKEKNLRPLISNQPIYNMMVRYIEKEVIPVSEKEGIGQVVFSPLAQGILTGKYKPHAQIPEKSRAANDDTNKWITSYLNDEVLTRVQRLSDIASGLEVELSQLALAWVLRQPNVSSAIIGASRPEQVEENVKASGLEIPASALDEIEAVLKEINDFVPIW is encoded by the coding sequence ATGAAGTACAGAAGACTTGGAAACTCTGGTTTAAAAGTAAGCGAAATCGGACTGGGCAGCTGGCTTACATATGGAAGTGCAGTCGAAAAGGAGAAATCTATTTCCTGTATCCATAGGGCGTATGAACTTGGCATCAATTTCTTTGATACAGCAAATGCCTATAATAAAGGCGCTGCTGAAGCCGTCCTGAAAGAAGCACTGCAAGATTATTCCCGTTCTAGCTATGTGCTTGCCACAAAGGTCTTCTTTCCGATGGGAGATGGACCAAATGACAGAGGGTTGTCCAGAAAGCATATTATTGAACAATGCGAAGCAAGTCTAAAGAGATTAGGTGTAGACTATATCGATTTGTACCAATTCCATCGCTATGATCCTGAAACGCCTGTGGAAGAAAGCTTAAGAGCATTAGATGATTTAATTGCACAAGGAAAAATTCTTTATGGCGGTGTCAGTGAATGGTCGGCTGCTCAGCTGACGGATGCTGTACATATTGCTAAAGAGAAAAATTTAAGACCACTTATTTCTAATCAGCCAATCTATAATATGATGGTTCGCTATATTGAAAAGGAAGTAATCCCTGTCAGTGAAAAAGAAGGAATTGGTCAGGTTGTGTTTTCACCGCTTGCTCAAGGAATATTAACAGGGAAATACAAACCACATGCGCAGATTCCTGAAAAAAGTCGTGCTGCAAATGATGACACAAATAAATGGATTACTAGCTATTTAAATGATGAGGTGCTTACACGGGTACAAAGGCTGTCTGATATTGCCAGTGGATTAGAAGTGGAGCTGTCACAGCTTGCCTTAGCCTGGGTGCTCCGTCAGCCGAATGTCAGCTCTGCGATTATTGGGGCAAGCAGGCCAGAACAAGTCGAAGAAAATGTGAAAGCATCTGGATTGGAAATTCCGGCTTCTGCATTGGATGAAATAGAAGCAGTGCTGAAGGAAATAAATGATTTTGTGCCAATTTGGTAG